One Rosa chinensis cultivar Old Blush chromosome 5, RchiOBHm-V2, whole genome shotgun sequence genomic region harbors:
- the LOC112168456 gene encoding probable WRKY transcription factor 65 encodes MGSPTFFNKHFMSDIDHDDYNNNTSSTPENSSGSPPPPPPPAFNDVVYSKIASSPKKSSRRAVQKRVVSVPIKENSNTNTPPPSDSWAWRKYGQKPIKGSPYPRGYYRCSSSKGCPARKQVERSRVDPTTLVITYSSEHNHPWPASRSHHGTKPGIKAETREEETAAGQPEPDPEERRFAADLGGDEESSLVIIPSVVDEFGWFADMETTSSRVLESPIFAESGGGADTDDVAGMVFPMGEEDESLFADLGELPECSLVFRHRRVGGGGVGPQAQIC; translated from the exons ATGGGCTCCCCCACATTCTTCAATAAACACTTCATGAGTGATATTGATCACGACGATTACAACAACAACACGAGCTCCACCCCGGAAAACAGCTCCGgctcccctcctcctcctcctcctcccgcCTTCAACGACGTCGTCTACTCCAAGATCGCTTCGTCTCCCAAGAAAAG TAGCCGGCGGGCTGTACAGAAGAGAGTGGTGTCAGTCCCTATCAAGGAAAACAGTAACACAAACACTCCCCCGCCGTCGGATTCATGGGCCTGGAGAAAGTACGGCCAGAAACCCATCAAGGGCTCACCTTACCCCAG AGGGTATTACAGGTGCAGTAGCTCAAAGGGGTGTCCAGCGAGGAAGCAGGTGGAGAGAAGCCGCGTGGACCCCACCACGCTGGTGATCACCTACTCGTCAGAGCACAACCACCCCTGGCCGGCTTCTAGAAGCCACCACGGCACGAAACCCGGGATCAAAGCCGAGACCCGGGAGGAGGAGACGGCGGCCGGCCAGCCGGAACCCGACCCGGAGGAGAGGCGGTTCGCGGCGGATCTGGGCGGCGACGAGGAGTCGTCGCTGGTGATCATCCCGAGCGTCGTGGACGAGTTCGGGTGGTTCGCGGACATGGAAACGACGTCGTCGCGGGTGCTGGAGAGCCCCATTTTCGCTGAGAGCGGCGGTGGGGCCGACACGGATGACGTGGCGGGGATGGTGTTCCCGATGGGCGAAGAGGACGAGTCGCTATTCGCCGATCTGGGCGAGTTGCCCGAGTGCTCGCTTGTGTTTCGGCACCGCCGTGTGGGAGGAGGAGGTGTGGGACCACAAGCTCAGATCTGTTGA
- the LOC112165542 gene encoding ras-related protein RABA1c encodes MAGYRAEDDYDYLFKVVLIGDSGVGKSNLLSRFTRNEFSLESKSTIGVEFATRSLDVDGKVIKAQIWDTAGQERYRAITSAYYRGAVGALLVYDVTRNSTFESVERWLRELRDHTDPNIVVMLVGNKSDLRHLVAVSTEDGKSFAERESLYFMETSALEATNVDNAFAEVLTQIFHIVSKKTMEANNDAAAVPSQGEKIDVSKDVSAVKKGGCCSS; translated from the exons atgGCCGGGTACAGAGCTGAGGACGACTATGACTACCTCTTCAAGGTGGTGTTGATCGGCGACTCGGGTGTGGGCAAGTCCAACTTGCTCTCCAGATTCACCCGGAACGAGTTCAGCCTCGAGTCCAAGTCCACAATTGGGGTCGAGTTCGCCACCCGGAGCTTGGATGTGGACGGAAAAGTCATCAAGGCCCAGATTTGGGACACTGCCGGCCAAGAAAG GTACAGAGCAATAACTAGCGCTTATTATCGAGGGGCTGTGGGTGCACTGCTTGTGTATGATGTCACTCGGAATTCAACATTTGAAAGTGTGGAAAGATGGCTGAGGGAGTTAAGAGACCATACTGATCCCAACATTGTTGTCATGCTGGTTGGTAACAAATCAGATCTACGCCACCTTGTGGCAGTCTCAACTGAGGATGGAAAATCCTTTGCCGAGAGAGAGTCCCTCTACTTCATGGAAACTTCTGCACTCGAAGCAACTAATGTGGACAATGCATTTGCTGAAGTCCTTACCCAGATCTTTCACATAGTAAGCAAGAAGACCATGGAGGCTAACAATGATGCAGCTGCTGTTCCTTCCCAAGGAGAGAAAATTGATGTCAgtaaagatgtttcagctgtgAAGAAAGGCGGGTGCTGTTCAAGCTAG
- the LOC112203036 gene encoding mitochondrial fission 1 protein A: protein MKEMIMNNIFDSVSSLFGSGEDHIPWCNRDIIHRCEIEVGEAMNKGESTEEHKSKSIMRLSWALVHSMQREDVHRGIDMLLQATNNSMAKSTNSPLDQREMLYLMAVGYYRSGEYSTSRRLLNRCLGIEPKWRRALSLKKTVEDRIVKDGFIGIGITAGAIIAAGGIVAACLGYQAAPLSQS from the coding sequence atgaaagaaatgatCATGAACAACATTTTTGACTCCGTCAGTTCCTTGTTTGGCTCCGGAGAAGACCATATACCGTGGTGCAATCGAGACATCATCCATAGGTGTGAAATAGAAGTTGGAGAGGCAATGAACAAAGGTGAGTCGACAGAGGAGCACAAGAGCAAAAGCATAATGAGGTTATCATGGGCACTTGTTCACTCAATGCAACGTGAAGATGTGCATCGTGGAATTGACATGCTACTACAAGCAACTAATAATTCAATGGCCAAAAGTACTAACTCCCCTTTGGATCAACGAGAGATGCTTTACCTTATGGCCGTTGGATACTACAGAAGTGGTGAATATTCAACTAGCCGGCGTCTTCTGAATCGGTGCTTAGGGATTGAACCAAAATGGAGACGGGCTCTGAGTCTGAAGAAGACAGTTGAGGATCGAATTGTGAAAGATGGCTTCATTGGAATAGGAATTACTGCTGGTGCTATTATAGCAGCAGGTGGGATTGTAGCTGCATGCCTTGGCTACCAGGCAGCGCCACTGTCCCAATCGTAG